One window of the Candidatus Bathyarchaeota archaeon genome contains the following:
- a CDS encoding molybdenum cofactor biosynthesis protein MoaE produces the protein MSNFLVSKRGISLKKLMNFIKECEDGEDGAIGIFLGIVRGETYQKERVAYLEFDAYKEKAEEAFKKIAEEIKEQYKITNVLIHHVMGQVKVGEKIMMIAVSGKSRKDVFPALREIVERVKQEAPLWKKETLEDGRSYWIEYKP, from the coding sequence TTGAGTAATTTCCTTGTTTCAAAAAGGGGTATATCCCTTAAAAAATTAATGAATTTTATTAAAGAGTGTGAAGATGGTGAAGATGGAGCGATTGGTATCTTTCTTGGAATAGTAAGAGGAGAAACATACCAAAAGGAAAGAGTTGCTTATTTAGAATTTGATGCGTATAAAGAAAAAGCAGAAGAAGCATTTAAGAAGATAGCTGAGGAAATTAAAGAACAATATAAAATTACTAATGTTTTGATTCATCATGTTATGGGACAAGTTAAAGTAGGAGAAAAAATAATGATGATTGCAGTTTCAGGAAAGTCTAGAAAAGATGTTTTTCCAGCTTTAAGAGAAATCGTTGAAAGAGTAAAACAAGAAGCACCTTTATGGAAGAAGGAAACTTTAGAAGATGGAAGATCTTATTGGATAGAATATAAGCCTTAA
- a CDS encoding metallophosphoesterase encodes MIIGIISDTHDRIPFIIKAIELLNAEKVDLVLHCGDYCAPFAIVPFKSLIAKMIGIYGNNDAEKELLKNAFLSINKEVRGSFAKLDINGFKIGMLHGENKDLLDTIIECGFFDLVVYGHTHKVDIREFGKTLVINPGEICGYLTGESSLALFDVKTKKVNIVKL; translated from the coding sequence ATGATTATTGGAATAATTTCAGATACTCATGATAGAATACCCTTTATAATTAAAGCTATAGAGCTATTAAACGCTGAAAAAGTTGATTTAGTACTACACTGTGGAGATTACTGTGCGCCTTTTGCAATTGTTCCATTCAAAAGCTTAATTGCTAAAATGATTGGTATATATGGAAATAATGATGCTGAAAAAGAGTTGTTAAAAAATGCTTTTTTAAGTATTAATAAGGAAGTTAGAGGGAGTTTTGCTAAGTTGGATATTAATGGATTTAAAATTGGTATGCTTCATGGAGAAAATAAAGATCTTTTAGATACAATTATTGAATGCGGCTTTTTTGATTTAGTGGTTTATGGGCATACTCATAAAGTTGATATACGTGAATTTGGGAAAACTTTAGTTATAAATCCTGGAGAAATATGTGGTTATTTAACTGGTGAATCTTCCTTAGCTCTATTTGATGTAAAAACAAAAAAAGTGAATATAGTTAAATTATAA
- a CDS encoding methyltransferase domain-containing protein, translated as MSSSIDTLSRIYKLSSDVIESLEKVYRNDLEKVLQALKTPGKKYYFRVNTLKANLNEVFINLKNKGFQVKMDEHIPEAFYVPVEGPFNIPIFNKRVIVDKFTAESVLQGAHVYAPGIVNCKGIRVGDKVTIVDELNQEVGSGIARMNETQILQFRRGLAVEVIYPKYKIPSFRETEEYKKGLIYPQSFPAILTSRILDPKPGEKILDMCCAPGGKLSHIVQLMENKGLVIGVDRNKKKIETTMKNLNRLNCKIATLIIHDSRYLDVNFPSLKVDRCLVDPPCSALGVTPKLFDFTSIKDILNLSNYQKQFIKVASKLLKPNGILVYSVCTLTIEECEAIVKFAEEECSLKIEMQNFFVGSPGVNIFSNAEKLQRFHPHIHGLGFFIAKFKKN; from the coding sequence ATGTCATCATCAATTGATACTCTTTCAAGGATTTATAAACTTTCTAGTGATGTTATTGAAAGTTTAGAAAAAGTTTATCGAAATGATTTAGAAAAAGTTCTTCAAGCTCTTAAAACTCCTGGAAAAAAATATTATTTTAGAGTGAATACTTTAAAAGCTAATTTAAATGAAGTATTTATAAACCTGAAGAATAAGGGTTTTCAAGTTAAAATGGATGAACATATTCCTGAAGCTTTTTATGTTCCTGTTGAAGGCCCATTTAATATTCCAATTTTTAATAAACGTGTTATTGTTGATAAATTTACTGCTGAATCCGTTTTGCAAGGTGCACATGTTTATGCACCTGGAATTGTAAATTGTAAAGGAATAAGGGTAGGAGATAAAGTCACAATTGTTGATGAATTGAATCAAGAAGTTGGTAGTGGGATAGCTAGAATGAATGAAACTCAAATTCTTCAATTCAGAAGAGGGCTAGCTGTTGAAGTAATTTATCCAAAGTATAAAATTCCAAGTTTTAGAGAAACTGAAGAATATAAAAAAGGCTTGATATATCCACAATCTTTTCCTGCAATTTTAACTAGTAGAATTCTTGATCCTAAACCTGGAGAAAAAATTTTAGATATGTGTTGTGCACCAGGAGGGAAGCTTTCTCATATAGTTCAATTAATGGAGAATAAAGGTTTAGTTATAGGGGTTGATAGAAACAAAAAGAAGATAGAAACTACAATGAAAAACTTAAATCGTTTAAACTGTAAAATTGCAACTTTAATTATTCATGATTCAAGATATCTTGATGTAAATTTTCCATCTTTAAAAGTTGATAGATGTTTAGTTGATCCGCCTTGCAGCGCTTTAGGAGTTACACCTAAGCTTTTTGATTTTACATCGATAAAGGATATTTTAAATTTGTCTAATTATCAAAAACAATTTATTAAAGTTGCTTCTAAACTTCTTAAACCAAATGGAATTTTAGTGTATAGTGTATGCACATTAACAATTGAGGAATGTGAAGCAATAGTTAAATTCGCTGAAGAAGAGTGTTCATTAAAAATTGAGATGCAAAATTTTTTTGTTGGTTCACCAGGAGTTAATATATTTTCAAATGCTGAAAAACTTCAACGTTTTCATCCGCATATTCATGGTTTAGGTTTTTTCATAGCTAAATTTAAGAAAAATTAG